From Hymenobacter sedentarius, a single genomic window includes:
- a CDS encoding geranylgeranyl reductase family protein: MLHHDICILGAGPGGATAALHLANAGHRCLLLDRASFPRDKICGDALSGKVLSELRRIDETLPARLAAAPMQVPSWGIDFFAPNGRRLGIPFKPKFDKATDHAAGHVAKRLDFDNFLVEEVRQRPEIDFRENVDVARTERTPTGWQLLDKAGQEVATCRILLVANGAQSEFARKVAGHALEPDHHCAGLRTYYDKVTGLSPDNFIELHFIKDFLPGYLWVFPLPNGQANVGVGMLSKTVAAKKINLRQRLDEILTTHPTLAPRFANAERLGPVRGFGLPLGSKRRSLSGANYMLLGDAGSLIDPFSGEGISHAMVSGRHAAIWAAQAVAKADFSLEFLKNYDKAVYNRLGQELRLSRVMQRLLNFPSLFNIVANRAVNNPTLAETLSAMFMDLDLRERLRQPGFYFKLLFGGK; the protein is encoded by the coding sequence ATGCTTCACCACGATATCTGCATTTTGGGTGCCGGCCCCGGCGGGGCCACCGCCGCCCTGCACCTGGCCAACGCCGGCCACCGCTGCCTGCTGCTCGACCGCGCTTCCTTCCCCCGCGACAAAATCTGTGGCGACGCCCTCAGCGGCAAGGTGCTGAGCGAGTTGCGCCGCATCGACGAAACGCTGCCCGCCCGGCTGGCCGCCGCGCCCATGCAGGTGCCCAGCTGGGGCATCGATTTCTTTGCGCCCAATGGCCGCCGTCTCGGCATTCCCTTCAAGCCCAAGTTCGACAAGGCCACCGACCACGCCGCCGGCCACGTAGCCAAGCGCCTCGATTTCGACAACTTCCTGGTGGAAGAAGTGCGCCAGCGGCCCGAAATTGACTTTCGCGAAAACGTGGATGTGGCCCGCACCGAGCGCACGCCCACCGGCTGGCAGCTGCTCGACAAAGCCGGCCAGGAAGTGGCGACTTGCCGCATTCTATTGGTGGCCAACGGCGCCCAGTCGGAGTTTGCCCGCAAGGTGGCCGGCCACGCCCTCGAGCCCGACCATCACTGCGCCGGCTTGCGCACCTACTACGACAAGGTGACCGGCCTGAGCCCCGACAATTTTATTGAGCTGCACTTCATCAAGGATTTCCTGCCCGGCTACCTCTGGGTATTTCCCTTGCCTAACGGCCAGGCCAACGTGGGCGTGGGCATGCTCTCCAAGACCGTAGCGGCCAAGAAAATTAACCTCCGCCAGCGACTCGACGAAATTCTGACCACCCACCCCACGCTGGCGCCGCGCTTTGCCAATGCCGAGCGGCTGGGGCCCGTGCGCGGTTTCGGCCTGCCCCTGGGCTCGAAACGCCGGTCCTTGTCGGGCGCCAATTATATGCTGCTCGGCGATGCCGGCTCGCTCATCGACCCCTTCAGCGGCGAGGGCATTTCGCACGCCATGGTGAGTGGGCGCCACGCCGCCATCTGGGCCGCCCAAGCCGTCGCCAAGGCCGATTTTAGCCTAGAATTCCTGAAGAACTACGACAAAGCAGTCTACAACCGCCTCGGCCAGGAGCTGCGCCTGAGCCGCGTGATGCAGCGGCTGCTCAACTTCCCCAGCCTGTTTAACATTGTAGCCAATCGTGCCGTGAACAATCCCACCTTGGCCGAAACCCTGTCGGCCATGTTCATGGACCTTGACCTGCGGGAACGGCTGCGCCAGCCAGGGTTTTATTTCAAGCTGTTGTTTGGCGGGAAGTAA
- the fabG gene encoding 3-oxoacyl-[acyl-carrier-protein] reductase, whose amino-acid sequence MTQTLTGKVALVTGASKGIGRAIAAHFAQLGAQVAFTYLSSVEKGQSLEAELSAHGTKAKGYRSDASDYTQAEKLIEDVLADFGKLDILVNNAGITQDGLLMRMSEQQWDQVLTVNLKSVFNLTKAATKPMMRAKAGSIINMTSVVGIKGNAGQANYAASKAGIIGFTKSVALELGSRNIRCNAIAPGFIETEMTDALDPKQVDEWRKAIPLKRGGSPEDVAKATAFLASDDSSYITGQVLQVDGGMLT is encoded by the coding sequence ATGACTCAAACGCTGACCGGAAAAGTGGCCCTCGTAACGGGCGCTTCCAAAGGAATTGGCCGCGCCATCGCGGCGCATTTTGCCCAACTCGGTGCCCAAGTGGCCTTCACCTACCTCTCCTCCGTCGAAAAGGGCCAGTCCCTGGAGGCCGAGCTTTCGGCCCACGGCACCAAAGCCAAAGGCTACCGCTCCGACGCCTCGGACTACACTCAGGCCGAAAAGCTGATTGAGGACGTGCTGGCTGATTTCGGCAAGCTCGACATCCTCGTCAACAACGCAGGCATCACGCAGGACGGCCTGCTCATGCGCATGAGCGAACAGCAGTGGGACCAGGTGCTCACCGTGAACCTCAAGTCGGTTTTCAACCTCACCAAGGCCGCCACCAAGCCCATGATGCGCGCCAAAGCCGGCTCCATCATCAACATGACCAGCGTGGTGGGCATTAAAGGCAACGCCGGGCAGGCCAACTACGCCGCCAGCAAAGCCGGTATCATCGGCTTCACCAAGTCGGTGGCCCTGGAACTGGGCTCGCGCAACATCCGCTGCAACGCCATTGCCCCCGGCTTCATCGAAACCGAAATGACCGATGCCCTCGACCCCAAGCAGGTAGACGAGTGGCGCAAGGCCATTCCGCTCAAGCGCGGCGGCTCGCCCGAAGACGTGGCCAAAGCCACAGCCTTCCTGGCGTCGGATGATTCGAGCTATATCACCGGCCAGGTGCTGCAGGTAGATGGCGGCATGCTGACGTAG
- a CDS encoding VWA domain-containing protein — protein sequence MLTTQYSAWFIPLCLLVGAGYAALQYSAKAPWSRNLNYALAALRFAVVSFLCYLLLGPFIKTTTTHTEQPTIVLAVDNSQSVELFTPKNVLSQATAGLARLAETLRSKGFNVETRTLTPTPGRPARLDSLRFGAPTTDLDRLLSGTREAYDGRNLAGVVLLSDGLVNQGRSPAYSEYSFPIYSVAVGDTVPKKDLRLTGLIYNRVAFSGNRFPVEAEIGFEGFAGGAATVELREGNRVLDRRRVALPAGRRRVKATFQITAPAPGKRRYEVRVVPQPGEFTELNNARTAFIEIVKGKLRVLLAGAAPHPDLKALRAAILANNNFDLTLALPGVAPLRAGADFDVAILHQIPAQGGLGNEILAQVKARRTPALYIIGAQSDLAAYNQLGTGLTIQPRGAQTDEVTPLPNPGFARFATDEESARRFAAYPPAPVPFGDLRLGAGAEAALWQRVGRVATQKPLLVFGGTTDRRQATLLTDGSWQWRLQEAVEHDDKPEAYDRLIIRTLQLLTQNANKKRLDVYPTQESFGTQDDVTLGAETYNAVFERIYNQKIDLTLTDDKQQTRRFTFANPEDGSPLHLGPLPAGLYRYQARATLGGQAQQDAGELVVQSQPLEALESRADHNLLAQLSRRSGSRLYYPAQFDQLAQDIQKANYKPVITAEEDLKDLINLKWIFFVILAFLTAEWATRKYSGSV from the coding sequence TTGCTGACTACCCAATATTCTGCCTGGTTTATTCCGCTGTGTTTGCTCGTGGGAGCGGGCTATGCGGCGCTGCAATACTCGGCCAAAGCGCCGTGGAGCCGCAACCTGAATTATGCGCTGGCCGCCTTGCGCTTTGCCGTGGTCAGCTTCCTGTGCTACCTGCTGCTGGGGCCGTTTATCAAGACGACGACCACGCACACCGAGCAGCCCACCATTGTGCTCGCGGTTGATAACTCGCAGTCGGTGGAGCTATTCACCCCGAAGAACGTATTGAGCCAGGCCACTGCGGGCCTCGCGCGCCTGGCCGAAACCCTGCGCAGCAAGGGCTTCAATGTCGAAACGCGCACTCTGACTCCTACGCCCGGTCGCCCGGCTCGGCTCGATTCCTTACGCTTCGGCGCCCCCACCACCGACCTCGACCGCCTGCTCTCCGGCACCCGCGAAGCCTACGACGGCCGCAACCTGGCCGGCGTGGTGCTGCTGAGCGACGGCCTGGTAAACCAGGGCCGCAGTCCGGCCTACTCCGAGTACAGCTTTCCGATATACAGCGTGGCGGTGGGCGACACCGTGCCCAAAAAAGACCTGCGCCTCACCGGCCTCATCTACAACCGCGTGGCGTTTAGCGGCAACCGGTTTCCAGTGGAGGCTGAAATTGGGTTTGAGGGCTTCGCGGGCGGCGCGGCCACCGTGGAGCTGCGCGAAGGCAACCGCGTGCTCGACAGGCGCCGCGTGGCGTTACCTGCCGGCCGCCGGCGCGTAAAAGCCACCTTCCAGATAACGGCGCCCGCGCCGGGTAAGCGCCGCTACGAAGTGCGCGTGGTGCCCCAGCCCGGCGAGTTTACAGAGCTGAACAATGCCCGCACGGCCTTCATCGAAATCGTGAAAGGCAAGCTGCGCGTGCTGCTGGCCGGCGCCGCGCCCCACCCCGACCTGAAGGCCTTGCGGGCCGCGATTCTGGCTAACAACAACTTCGACCTGACGCTGGCGCTGCCGGGAGTGGCGCCGCTGCGGGCTGGGGCCGATTTTGACGTGGCCATTCTGCACCAGATACCAGCGCAGGGTGGCCTGGGCAATGAGATTCTGGCTCAGGTGAAAGCTCGCCGCACGCCGGCGCTGTACATCATCGGCGCGCAGTCGGATTTGGCGGCGTACAACCAGTTGGGCACGGGCCTCACCATTCAGCCGCGCGGGGCCCAGACCGATGAAGTGACGCCGCTGCCCAACCCCGGCTTTGCCCGCTTCGCCACCGACGAAGAATCGGCCCGCCGCTTTGCGGCGTACCCACCGGCCCCGGTGCCGTTCGGCGATTTGCGCCTGGGCGCGGGCGCCGAGGCAGCGCTGTGGCAACGCGTGGGCCGCGTGGCCACCCAAAAGCCGCTGCTGGTTTTTGGGGGCACCACCGACCGGCGCCAGGCCACGCTACTCACCGATGGCAGCTGGCAGTGGCGCCTGCAGGAAGCCGTGGAGCACGACGACAAGCCCGAAGCCTACGACCGGCTCATCATCCGCACGCTGCAGCTCCTGACCCAAAACGCCAACAAAAAGCGGCTCGACGTGTATCCCACGCAGGAAAGCTTCGGCACGCAGGACGACGTAACCCTCGGCGCTGAAACCTACAACGCGGTGTTTGAGCGCATCTATAACCAAAAAATTGACCTCACCCTCACCGACGACAAGCAGCAAACCCGCCGCTTCACCTTCGCCAACCCCGAGGATGGGTCGCCTTTGCACCTGGGCCCGCTGCCCGCGGGCCTCTACCGCTACCAGGCCCGCGCCACGCTGGGCGGTCAGGCCCAACAAGATGCAGGCGAGCTAGTAGTGCAGTCGCAGCCGCTCGAAGCGCTCGAGTCGCGCGCCGACCACAACCTGCTGGCTCAACTTTCGCGCCGCAGCGGCTCACGCCTCTACTATCCGGCTCAATTCGACCAGTTGGCCCAGGACATTCAAAAGGCGAACTACAAACCGGTAATTACCGCCGAAGAAGACCTGAAGGATTTGATAAATCTGAAGTGGATTTTCTTCGTGATTCTGGCTTTCCTCACGGCCGAATGGGCGACGCGGAAGTACTCGGGCAGCGTGTAG
- a CDS encoding epimerase, protein MKIKAILTGATGMVGEGVLLECLRDPDVEQVLVLGRKPTGRSHPKMKELLVADLQNLGPVENQLTGYNACFFCAGISSLGISKAEYERITHDLTLAVAQTLVRLNADLTFCYVTGAGTDSSERGRSHWARVKGRTENALMHLPFRHAYMFRPAFMHPTAGQRNMPKAYRYVGWLYPIIRRLAPSYASTLQELGQAMIAAVRTGYPKPVLEVRDIVALAHGKVAA, encoded by the coding sequence ATGAAAATCAAGGCGATTCTTACCGGCGCTACCGGCATGGTGGGCGAGGGCGTGCTGCTCGAATGCCTACGAGACCCTGATGTGGAGCAAGTGCTGGTGCTCGGCCGCAAACCTACTGGCCGCTCGCACCCCAAAATGAAAGAGCTGCTGGTGGCCGACTTGCAGAACCTGGGCCCCGTCGAAAACCAGCTCACCGGGTACAATGCCTGTTTTTTCTGCGCGGGCATTTCCTCGCTGGGCATTTCGAAAGCAGAATACGAGCGCATCACCCACGACCTGACCCTGGCCGTGGCCCAGACCCTGGTTCGCCTGAACGCCGACCTGACGTTTTGCTACGTCACCGGCGCGGGCACCGACAGCTCCGAGCGCGGCCGCAGCCACTGGGCCCGCGTAAAAGGCCGCACCGAAAACGCCCTGATGCACCTGCCCTTTCGGCACGCCTACATGTTTCGGCCCGCCTTCATGCATCCCACGGCTGGCCAGCGCAACATGCCGAAAGCATACCGGTACGTGGGCTGGCTCTACCCCATTATCCGGCGGCTGGCGCCCTCGTATGCGTCCACCCTGCAGGAGTTGGGCCAGGCCATGATAGCAGCAGTGCGCACGGGCTACCCAAAACCGGTGCTGGAAGTCCGGGATATTGTGGCGCTGGCCCACGGCAAGGTGGCTGCCTAA
- a CDS encoding MBL fold metallo-hydrolase, with amino-acid sequence MAFGSIIGVALVAAVAFVSLSPEFGGTPTKAERAAFAKSGHYHNGEFVNLVPTQVMTGSSTLAVLWKFLFRKNPNARPAGPLPMQPLDSLAIVHKTPELVRVTWFGHSSSLVELAGKNILLDPMLSVDLGPSALLTPPRYNPTLPISPEKLPPIDAVLISHDHYDHLDYQTIRRIKGKVAHFYVPLGVGAHLRAWGVAPERIREMNWGDSVRLPGLTLVCTPSRHFSGRGLTNRNSTLWSSWVMKSATKSVFYSGDGGYGPHFRTIGTTYGPFDLALMECGQYDAQWAQIHMMPEQSVQAAHDVRTQVMLPVHWAAFTEANHAWNDPVIRATAEAARLHQPITTPHLGEPVTLGAALPSSRWWE; translated from the coding sequence ATGGCATTCGGCAGCATCATTGGCGTGGCTCTCGTTGCGGCCGTGGCGTTTGTTAGCCTCAGCCCCGAGTTTGGCGGCACGCCCACTAAGGCCGAGCGGGCAGCTTTTGCGAAATCGGGCCATTACCACAACGGCGAGTTTGTGAACCTGGTGCCCACCCAAGTGATGACCGGCAGCAGCACCCTGGCCGTGCTGTGGAAGTTTCTCTTTCGCAAAAACCCGAACGCCCGGCCCGCCGGCCCGCTGCCCATGCAGCCGCTCGACTCGCTGGCTATCGTGCACAAGACGCCGGAGCTTGTGCGCGTGACGTGGTTCGGCCATTCGTCCAGCCTGGTGGAGCTGGCCGGCAAAAACATTCTGCTCGACCCCATGCTGAGCGTGGACCTGGGGCCCAGCGCCTTGCTGACCCCGCCGCGCTACAACCCCACCTTGCCCATCAGCCCGGAAAAGCTGCCACCCATCGATGCCGTGCTGATTTCGCACGACCACTACGACCACCTCGACTACCAAACCATTCGGCGCATCAAAGGCAAAGTGGCCCACTTTTATGTTCCCCTGGGCGTGGGGGCGCACCTGCGGGCCTGGGGCGTAGCACCGGAGCGCATCCGCGAAATGAACTGGGGCGACAGCGTGCGGCTGCCCGGCCTCACGCTGGTGTGCACGCCCAGCCGCCACTTTTCGGGCCGCGGCCTCACCAACCGCAACTCCACGCTCTGGAGCTCTTGGGTGATGAAGTCGGCCACGAAAAGCGTCTTTTACAGCGGCGACGGCGGCTATGGCCCCCACTTCCGCACCATTGGAACCACCTACGGGCCTTTCGACCTGGCGCTGATGGAATGTGGGCAGTACGACGCGCAATGGGCCCAGATTCATATGATGCCCGAACAAAGTGTGCAGGCCGCCCACGACGTGCGCACTCAGGTGATGCTGCCCGTGCATTGGGCGGCTTTCACCGAAGCCAACCATGCCTGGAACGACCCGGTAATCCGGGCCACGGCCGAGGCGGCCCGCCTGCACCAGCCCATCACCACGCCACACCTGGGCGAACCGGTAACTTTGGGGGCTGCGCTGCCAAGCTCCCGCTGGTGGGAGTAG
- a CDS encoding pseudouridine synthase codes for MRYILLNKPYEVLTQFTDEHGRATLKDCVPVPGIYPVGRLDFDSEGLLLLTDDKALQHRLSDPKFKVPKTYWAQVEGVVSEEALEKLRRGVQIKDGLTVPARAQVLPEPTELWERSTPIRYRASIPTSWLAITISQGMNRQVRKMCAAVGLPCLRLIRASIDELDLGELAPGQWRELTPEESRKLKAKFSATKNPANRKVVVKVPKGSSGTSPKSTQA; via the coding sequence ATGCGCTACATACTCCTCAACAAGCCCTACGAAGTCCTCACCCAGTTTACGGATGAGCACGGCCGCGCCACACTCAAGGATTGCGTGCCCGTGCCCGGCATTTACCCGGTGGGCCGGCTCGATTTCGACAGCGAAGGCCTGCTCCTGCTCACCGACGACAAAGCCCTCCAGCACCGCCTCAGCGACCCCAAATTCAAAGTTCCCAAAACCTACTGGGCCCAGGTAGAAGGCGTGGTTTCGGAAGAAGCGCTGGAGAAGCTGCGGCGCGGCGTGCAGATTAAAGATGGCCTCACCGTTCCCGCCCGGGCCCAAGTCCTGCCCGAGCCCACTGAGCTTTGGGAGCGCAGCACGCCCATCCGCTACCGGGCCAGCATCCCGACCAGCTGGCTGGCCATCACCATTTCCCAAGGCATGAACCGGCAGGTGCGCAAGATGTGCGCGGCCGTGGGCCTGCCCTGCCTGCGCCTTATCCGCGCCAGCATCGACGAGTTGGACCTGGGCGAGCTGGCGCCCGGCCAATGGCGCGAGCTCACGCCGGAAGAATCCCGCAAGCTGAAAGCGAAGTTTTCGGCCACGAAAAACCCGGCGAACCGGAAGGTGGTGGTGAAAGTACCCAAGGGCTCATCGGGCACCTCGCCGAAATCTACACAGGCATAA
- the dnaK gene encoding molecular chaperone DnaK codes for MGKIIGIDLGTTNSCVAVMEGNEPVVIPNSEGRRTTPSIVAFLDGGKGERKVGDPAKRQAVTNPQNTISSIKRFMGRHFNEVTAEQKHVSYQVIAGPNNTVNVKIGDRNYTPQEISAMILQKMKQTAEDYLGTTVTEAVITVPAYFNDAQRQATKEAGAIAGLDVKRIINEPTAAALAYGLDKKHKDQKIAVYDLGGGTFDISILELGDGVFEVLSTNGDTHLGGDDFDQVIINFLADQFSSENEGLDLRKDPMALQRLKEASEKAKVELSSSTETEINLPYITATASGPKHLVVKLSRAKFEQLADDLVRRSMEPVKKALQDAGLSTSDINEVILVGGSTRIPRIQEEVEKFFGKKPSKGVNPDEVVAIGAAIQGGVLTGEVKDVLLLDVTPLSLGIETMGGVMTKLIESNTTIPTKKSETFSTASDNQPSVEIHVLQGERPLASQNRTIGKFHLDSIPPAPRGVPQIEVIFDIDANGILNVTAKDKGTGKEQKIRIEASSGLSEADIKRMRDEAAANAESDKAETERISKVNAADSMIFQTEKQLKEYGDKLSGGNKTAIEGALEDLKKAHESKDLNAIDTAMAAINAAWQAASQEMYAAGGGEGGGAGQPGGGFPGGDGQGAGGNGNGQGQPQGDHVTDVDYEEVDGK; via the coding sequence ATGGGAAAAATAATCGGCATTGACCTCGGCACCACCAACTCGTGCGTGGCCGTAATGGAAGGCAACGAACCTGTTGTAATTCCCAACAGCGAAGGCCGCCGCACCACCCCCAGCATCGTCGCATTTCTCGACGGGGGCAAGGGCGAGCGCAAGGTGGGCGACCCTGCCAAGCGCCAGGCCGTTACCAACCCCCAAAACACGATTTCCAGCATCAAGCGCTTCATGGGCCGCCACTTCAATGAGGTGACTGCCGAGCAGAAGCACGTTTCCTACCAGGTAATAGCCGGCCCCAACAACACGGTGAACGTGAAGATTGGCGACCGTAACTACACGCCGCAGGAGATTTCGGCCATGATTCTGCAGAAGATGAAGCAGACGGCCGAAGATTACCTGGGTACGACCGTAACCGAAGCTGTTATCACGGTGCCGGCTTACTTCAACGACGCCCAGCGCCAGGCCACCAAAGAAGCCGGTGCCATTGCCGGCCTCGACGTGAAGCGCATCATCAACGAGCCCACGGCCGCTGCCTTGGCCTACGGCCTCGACAAGAAGCACAAAGACCAGAAGATTGCCGTGTATGACCTCGGCGGTGGTACGTTCGACATTTCCATTCTCGAGCTCGGTGATGGCGTGTTTGAAGTATTGAGCACCAACGGTGACACCCACCTCGGTGGCGACGACTTCGACCAGGTTATCATCAACTTCCTCGCCGACCAGTTCAGCAGCGAAAACGAAGGCCTCGACCTGCGCAAGGACCCCATGGCCCTGCAGCGCCTGAAGGAAGCGTCGGAGAAAGCCAAAGTTGAGCTGTCGAGCTCGACCGAAACCGAAATCAACCTGCCCTACATCACCGCTACGGCCTCGGGCCCCAAGCACTTGGTGGTGAAGTTGAGCCGCGCCAAGTTTGAGCAGCTCGCCGACGACCTCGTGCGTCGTTCGATGGAGCCCGTGAAAAAGGCCCTGCAAGACGCTGGTTTGTCGACTTCCGACATCAACGAGGTTATCCTTGTGGGTGGCTCTACCCGCATTCCCCGCATCCAGGAGGAAGTGGAGAAGTTCTTCGGCAAGAAGCCTTCCAAGGGTGTGAACCCCGACGAAGTAGTGGCCATCGGCGCGGCCATCCAGGGCGGTGTGCTCACCGGTGAGGTGAAGGACGTGCTGCTGCTCGACGTGACCCCGCTGTCGCTGGGCATCGAGACCATGGGCGGCGTGATGACCAAACTCATCGAGTCGAACACGACCATCCCGACCAAGAAATCGGAGACCTTCTCGACGGCGTCGGACAACCAGCCTTCGGTGGAAATCCACGTGCTGCAAGGCGAGCGTCCGCTGGCCAGCCAGAACCGCACCATCGGTAAGTTCCACCTCGACAGCATCCCGCCCGCACCCCGTGGCGTGCCGCAGATTGAAGTAATCTTCGACATCGACGCCAACGGCATCCTGAACGTAACCGCGAAGGACAAGGGCACTGGCAAAGAGCAGAAAATCCGCATCGAAGCCAGCTCGGGCCTGAGCGAAGCCGACATCAAGCGCATGCGCGACGAGGCTGCCGCCAATGCCGAATCGGACAAAGCCGAAACCGAGCGCATCAGCAAGGTGAACGCCGCCGACTCGATGATTTTCCAGACCGAAAAGCAGCTGAAAGAGTACGGCGACAAGCTGAGCGGTGGCAACAAAACCGCCATCGAAGGAGCCCTCGAAGACCTCAAGAAGGCCCACGAGAGCAAAGACCTCAACGCCATTGATACGGCCATGGCCGCCATCAACGCGGCTTGGCAGGCTGCCTCGCAGGAGATGTACGCTGCGGGCGGTGGCGAAGGCGGCGGAGCCGGCCAGCCCGGCGGGGGCTTCCCCGGCGGCGACGGCCAAGGTGCCGGCGGCAATGGCAATGGCCAGGGCCAGCCTCAAGGCGACCACGTAACCGACGTGGATTACGAAGAAGTAGACGGCAAATAA
- a CDS encoding endonuclease/exonuclease/phosphatase family protein, translating to MSDFLYLLVTIGHWVVWVLGGLGLVVTLLPILRQTAWWIRACDFPRLQIVAGLVLSLALTLALPHEPGPAHSCFWVSLAVALAYQVSRIWPYTPLHRKQVANALRAADDNDHHISLLVTNVLMYNRDASRCLGHIRNYQPDIVLALETDDWWLSQLQGIEKTHPYTCHAPLPNTYGMLVFSRLPLREPQIRYILDKDIPSFHGCAVLPNGVAVNMHFLHPKPPAPQESKTSARRDAELLVVGKLIQRHDGPTIVAGDLNDVAWSHTSELFRRLSRLLDPRIGRGLLPTFHADHKLLRWPLDHVFHSSHFRLQHLERLTHIGSDHYPIYIRLSYEPSGWQEQEDQLEKADADDHQEADAKIEEGVIEAAQPAED from the coding sequence ATGTCTGATTTTTTATACCTGCTGGTCACCATTGGCCACTGGGTGGTGTGGGTGCTCGGCGGCCTGGGCCTGGTGGTGACCCTGCTGCCCATACTGCGCCAAACCGCCTGGTGGATTCGCGCCTGCGACTTTCCCCGCCTGCAAATCGTGGCGGGCCTGGTGCTGAGCCTGGCGCTCACGCTGGCCCTGCCGCACGAGCCCGGCCCGGCTCATTCCTGCTTTTGGGTGAGCCTGGCGGTGGCCTTGGCTTACCAGGTGAGCCGCATCTGGCCCTACACGCCGCTGCACCGCAAGCAGGTGGCCAACGCCCTGCGGGCCGCCGACGACAACGACCACCACATCAGCCTGCTGGTAACCAACGTGCTGATGTACAACCGCGACGCCTCACGCTGCCTGGGCCACATTCGCAACTACCAGCCCGACATCGTGCTGGCCTTGGAAACCGACGATTGGTGGCTGAGTCAACTCCAAGGCATCGAGAAAACCCACCCCTATACCTGCCACGCGCCCCTGCCCAATACCTACGGTATGCTGGTGTTTTCGCGGCTGCCCCTGCGCGAGCCCCAGATTCGGTACATTCTGGACAAGGATATCCCCTCGTTTCATGGCTGCGCGGTGCTGCCCAACGGCGTGGCCGTGAACATGCACTTCCTACACCCCAAGCCGCCGGCGCCGCAGGAGTCGAAAACCAGTGCCCGGCGCGATGCCGAGCTGCTGGTGGTGGGCAAGCTCATTCAGCGGCACGACGGGCCCACCATCGTGGCCGGCGACCTGAACGACGTGGCCTGGTCGCATACTTCCGAGCTGTTTCGGCGGTTGTCGCGCTTGCTCGACCCGCGCATTGGCCGGGGCCTGCTGCCCACCTTCCACGCCGACCACAAGCTGCTGCGCTGGCCCCTGGACCACGTCTTTCATTCGTCGCACTTCCGCCTGCAGCACCTGGAGCGCCTCACCCACATCGGCTCCGACCATTACCCCATCTACATCCGCCTCAGCTACGAGCCCAGCGGCTGGCAGGAGCAGGAAGACCAGCTGGAGAAGGCCGATGCCGACGACCACCAGGAAGCCGACGCCAAAATCGAAGAGGGCGTAATCGAAGCCGCCCAGCCCGCCGAAGATTAA
- the purE gene encoding 5-(carboxyamino)imidazole ribonucleotide mutase: METPIVGIIMGSKSDLKIMGAASDVLRQFGIPFEITLVSPHRTPHRMVEYAESARKRGLRVLIAGGGGAAHLPGMVAAFTTLPVIGVPINSTMSIQGLDSILSMIQMPAGVPVATVGVDAAANAAVLATQMLALNNARLADALEKYRATLKDRVMRTIEELRKGGFQDDV, from the coding sequence ATGGAAACGCCTATTGTAGGCATCATCATGGGGTCGAAATCGGATTTAAAAATTATGGGAGCCGCTTCCGACGTGCTCCGGCAGTTCGGCATTCCCTTCGAAATCACGTTGGTGTCGCCGCACCGCACGCCGCACCGCATGGTGGAGTACGCCGAAAGTGCCCGCAAGCGCGGCCTGCGCGTGCTCATTGCCGGTGGGGGCGGGGCCGCCCACCTGCCGGGCATGGTGGCGGCGTTCACCACGCTGCCCGTCATTGGGGTGCCCATCAACAGCACCATGTCCATTCAGGGGCTCGATTCCATTCTGAGCATGATTCAGATGCCGGCGGGCGTGCCCGTGGCCACGGTGGGCGTGGACGCGGCGGCCAACGCGGCCGTGCTGGCCACCCAAATGCTGGCCCTGAACAACGCCCGCCTGGCCGATGCCCTGGAAAAGTACCGCGCTACCCTCAAAGACCGGGTGATGCGCACCATTGAGGAGTTGCGCAAAGGCGGCTTCCAGGACGATGTATAA